One window from the genome of Salvia miltiorrhiza cultivar Shanhuang (shh) chromosome 7, IMPLAD_Smil_shh, whole genome shotgun sequence encodes:
- the LOC130994566 gene encoding high mobility group B protein 7-like, protein MAGGGGSSNASRQRKRVEAESASSSPALKRARDGSAFTKCEECQKDVAVALISFHDCSLDAKIKMNLEAQVVEMAAETKKKPAAEKKKTKQTEPKAKKAKNPNAKKRPPTAFFLFMDDFRKSFKEANPGCKSVATVAKEGGEKWKSLSDDEKKVYTDRAAELKAEYQKALEADNEQDEDDSTEDGAKDDSTVDEVKDETNESSEKEIKEEKDDLTDEEVKEEEVAADDE, encoded by the exons ATGGCGGGCGGCGGAGGTTCATCCAACGCGTCGAGGCAGAGGAAGAGAGTGGAGGCTGAATCCGCCTCTTCATCTCCGGCTCTCAAACGCGCTAGAGACGGCAGCGCCTTTACCAAATG CGAGGAGTGCCAAAAAGATGTGGCGGTGGCTTTGATTAGCTTCCACGATTGCAGCCTTGATGCTAAGATTAAGATGAATCTAG AGGCTCAGGTTGTGGAAATGGCTGCTGAGACGAAGAAGAAGCCAGCAGCAGAGAA AAAGAAGACAAAGCAGACAGAACCCAAGGCAAAGAAGGCCAAAAATCCAAATGCAAAGAAGCGCCCTCCCACTGCATTCTTCTTGTTCAT GGATGACTTTAGGAAATCGTTTAAGGAGGCTAATCCTGGCTGCAAGAGTGTTGCCACG GTTGCAAAGGAGGGTGGTGAGAAGTGGAAATCATTGAGTGATGAT GAGAAGAAGGTATATACTGATAGAGCTGCAGAGCTTAAAGCAGAGTATCAAAAGGCATTAGAGGCTGACAATGAGCAA GATGAGGATGATTCAACTGAAGATGGGGCTAAGGATGATTCAACTGTAGATGAGGTGAAGGATGAAACAAATGAGTCATCTGAGAAAGAGATTAAGGAGGAGAAAGATGATTTAACTGATGAAGAGGTCAAAGAGGAAGAAGTAGCAGCAGATGATGAATAA